The following proteins come from a genomic window of Coffea arabica cultivar ET-39 chromosome 11c, Coffea Arabica ET-39 HiFi, whole genome shotgun sequence:
- the LOC113716549 gene encoding putative late blight resistance protein homolog R1A-10 — METVLGSILSLREDVFEIKALFREQKEQRDLWLQFINIVYHTEFVIDSFTARSGYLWDWKLGLFDIMEQIHMTRREINAIKITRTTDTTVLKNLGCVSSLENSGNSGALQDPSYEVGNETKKPIGHVDLFVDAEKKIREQLTNKCKDLCLLSIVGMPGIGKTTLGNSIYENRFVRLCFHARARCHVGHACQKRRLLLDILQQVCGETDQVCTRNDDDLAEKLYQSLKGKKYFIFLDDLWDLRQWNDMRASFPNDKKGSRIMFTSRFQNIALETGMNSVTYPLTPVSDSRTWELLQIKLFGKESCPPELVKVGQKIAAECKGLTLAADLIAGLLRTMASKKECWAQVANSLNTHLLEDQDGRCMQILELSYNQLPDHLKPCFLYFGAFPGNREVPTSKLMWLWISEGFVKLQNGDEGSPEDVARSYLNDLIARSLVIDSKRGSSNGVKASCVHDLMHDFALAKAKEECFFQQQICVHSRHVSSHVQTLYEPYRLCIYSEWECFKASMPFGPRLRSLVSSDFSSSCPFESFKLLRVLDLSGTIVDLTPCIFQLVHLRFLSVCTSSTRIPWEISYLQNLETLLLRSRKGIQLPDTVWKLVRLRHFRIDWHCFLPRYNQEFMEKTFKFNSLQTLSTPCLFFHEDLEKTMRGLPNLRKLSCIFLDSWDHSFNCNRFPVLDFLTQLESLHVVYGGQVVRHPCEFNFPHNLKKLKLSKFRLPWSAVSTIGKLPNLEVLKLLHASFEGKTWDMKEEEFLKLKFLKLESLDIAHWNASEDHLPCLETLVVKKCHALTEIPLCLGDIPTLQRIELQNCTRSAWISARTVKEKQKEMGNDQFEFTFKFEGSWRVPYEA; from the coding sequence ATGGAGACAGTTCTTGGAAGTATATTATCCCTCAGAGAAGATGTCTTTGAAATTAAAGCATTGTTTCGAGAGCAGAAAGAACAGAGAGACCTTTGGCTGCAGTTCATAAACATTGTATACCATACCGAATTTGTCATTGATTCATTTACTGCGAGAAGTGGATATCTTTGGGATTGGAAATTGGGGCTGTTTGATATCATGGAACAGATTCATATGACCAGGAGAGAGATCAATGCTATTAAAATTACGAGGACAACTgacactacagtcctcaaaaaTCTTGGTTGTGTATCTTCTCTGGAAAATTCAGGAAATTCTGGTGCACTGCAGGATCCCAGCTATGAGGTTGGAAATGAAACAAAGAAGCCCATTGGTCACGTGGACCTTTTTGTTGATGCAGAGAAAAAGATAAGAGAGCAACTTACTAATAAGTGCAAAGACTTGTGCCTACTCTCCATTGTGGGAATGCCTGGCATTGGTAAGACAACACTAGGCAATTCAATATATGAAAATCGTTTCGTTCGTTTATGCTTTCATGCTCGTGCAAGGTGCCACGTTGGTCATGCGTGTCAAAAGAGAAGATTGTTGCTTGATATTCTACAGCAAGTTTGTGGGGAAACTGACCAAGTATGTACAAGGAATGATGATGATTTAGCTGAAAAGTTGTATCAAAGTCTCAAGGGCAAAAAGTACTTCATCTTCTTGGATGATCTGTGGGATCTTAGGCAATGGAATGATATGAGAGCCTCTTTCCCAAATGATAAGAAAGGTAGTAGAATTATGTTCACAAGCAGATTTCAGAATATTGCTCTGGAAACAGGAATGAATAGCGTGACTTATCCTCTTACTCCAGTATCAGATTCTAGGACCTGGGAGTTACTGCAAATCAAGCTGTTTGGAAAAGAAAGTTGCCCTCCAGAACTTGTCAAAGTTGGACAGAAAATTGCAGCCGAATGCAAAGGCCTAACTCTTGCAGCAGATCTGATAGCTGGATTACTGAGAACGATGGCAAGCAAAAAAGAATGCTGGGCACAAGTTGCAAATAGTCTAAATACACACCTTCTTGAGGATCAAGACGGACGGTGTATGCAAATACTGGAACTTAGTTACAACCAGTTACCAGACCATTTGAAACCATGCTTTCTTTATTTTGGAGCATTTCCTGGGAACAGAGAAGTTCCAACCAGTAAGCTGATGTGGTTATGGATTTCAGAAGGATTTGTTAAATTGCAAAATGGTGATGAAGGAAGCCCAGAGGATGTAGCTAGGAGTTACTTGAATGATCTAATTGCCAGAAGCCTAGTAATAGATTCCAAAAGGGGATCCTCCAATGGAGTGAAAGCAAGCTGTGTTCATGATCTAATGCATGATTTTGCTCTGGCAAAAGCTAAAGAAGAGTGTTTTTTCCAGCAGCAAATATGTGTTCATTCCAGACATGTGTCTTCTCATGTCCAGACATTGTATGAGCCATACCGTCTGTGCATCTATTCAGAATGGGAATGCTTCAAAGCATCAATGCCTTTTGGCCCACGCCTCCGCTCTCTAGTGTCTTCTGACTTCTCATCTTCTTGCCCCTTCGAGAGCTTCAAACTTCTCAGGGTGCTGGATCTTTCAGGCACCATTGTCGACCTTACTCCTTGCATATTCCAGTTGGTTCATTTAAGATTCTTATCTGTTTGCACTTCCTCAACAAGGATCCCCTGGGAAATCAGCTACCTCCAAAACCTGGAAACTTTACTACTAAGATCACGCAAGGGTATTCAATTGCCCGACACTGTTTGGAAATTGGTGAGATTGAGGCATTTCAGAATAGATTGGCATTGCTTTTTGCCGCGGTATAATCAAGAATTCATGGAGAAAACCTTCAAGTTCAATAGCTTACAAACTCTTTCAACACCATGTTTATTTTTCCATGAAGATCTTGAGAAGACCATGAGAGGCCTACCCAACCTTCGAAAGCTGAGTTGCATATTTTTAGATTCATGGGATCATTCTTTCAATTGCAATCGGTTTCCTGTTCTGGACTTTCTCACTCAACTTGAATCGCTCCATGTGGTTTACGGTGGTCAGGTGGTTCGTCATCCTTGTGAATTCAACTTTCCCCACAATCTTAAGAAGTTGAAGTTATCAAAGTTTCGTTTGCCATGGAGTGCAGTATCAACCATTGGGAAACTGCCTAATCTGGAAGTTCTCAAACTATTGCATGCCTCCTTTGAGGGCAAAACATGGGACATGAAAGAAGAAGAATTTCTTAAACTCAAGTTCTTGAAGTTGGAGTCGTTGGACATTGCACATTGGAATGCCTCAGAGGATCACCTCCCTTGCCTTGAGACACTTGTGGTGAAGAAATGTCATGCACTTACAGAGATCCCTCTTTGTTTGGGGGATATACCCACACTACAGAGGATTGAGTTGCAAAATTGCACCCGCTCTGCTTGGATTTCAGCCCGTACAgtgaaagaaaaacagaaggAAATGGGAAATGACCAGTTTGAGTTCACTTTTAAGTTTGAGGGATCGTGGAGGGTTCCCTATGAAGCCTAG